The Flavobacteriales bacterium genome includes a window with the following:
- a CDS encoding tyrosine-type recombinase/integrase, which produces MESFKHVSLDFLRHCIYEKGLNEKTLKAYQTDIRQFREFLALSAPDIQILEIDKSILLAYLKNLHEKQYKVKSIKRKLACIKAVFNYFEFENDDFINPFRKIRIKLKEPFVVPTVMNFNEVRAIFQNLYSLKLEISPSDVYQYRALVRDLAVLELFFATGLRVSELTNLKYDNINLDEGVLKVHGKGGKDRVIQLCNAGVIKCLKEYESLFINEMKSTGWFFINRLSKRLSEQSARNTVKKYASAGNTSKLITPHTYRHTFATMLLEEGVDIKYIQKLLGHSSIMTTQIYTHVTSVKQREILATKHPRNRMSMMV; this is translated from the coding sequence ATGGAATCATTCAAACACGTTTCTTTAGATTTTCTTCGGCATTGTATATATGAGAAAGGGCTCAATGAAAAAACCCTCAAAGCCTACCAAACAGACATTAGGCAATTCAGAGAATTCTTGGCTCTTTCAGCGCCTGATATTCAGATTCTTGAAATTGACAAATCCATACTCCTTGCATACCTGAAGAATCTTCACGAGAAACAGTACAAGGTCAAATCTATTAAGCGAAAACTCGCTTGCATAAAAGCGGTCTTCAACTATTTTGAGTTTGAAAATGATGACTTCATCAACCCGTTCAGGAAAATCAGGATTAAACTTAAGGAACCATTTGTCGTTCCAACAGTGATGAACTTTAACGAGGTCAGAGCCATTTTTCAAAACCTGTATTCCCTGAAACTGGAAATATCGCCTTCCGATGTTTACCAATACCGGGCTCTAGTACGGGATTTAGCTGTTCTTGAGTTGTTCTTTGCTACAGGGCTCCGAGTTTCTGAGTTGACGAATCTGAAATATGACAATATCAACTTGGATGAGGGTGTACTGAAGGTGCATGGAAAAGGAGGAAAAGACCGTGTCATTCAGCTTTGCAATGCGGGCGTTATCAAATGCCTCAAGGAGTACGAATCGCTATTTATCAATGAGATGAAATCCACAGGCTGGTTTTTCATCAACCGACTTAGTAAAAGGTTGTCTGAACAGTCAGCCAGAAATACTGTGAAAAAGTATGCTTCCGCTGGAAACACTTCCAAGTTGATTACACCCCATACTTACCGTCACACCTTTGCCACCATGCTGCTAGAAGAAGGAGTGGACATCAAATACATCCAGAAACTTCTTGGTCATAGTTCAATTATGACCACTCAGATTTACACACATGTAACCTCTGTCAAACAGAGGGAGATTCTCGCGACCAAGCATCCCCGAAACCGAATGTCGATGATGGTCTAG